The following are from one region of the Carcharodon carcharias isolate sCarCar2 chromosome 27, sCarCar2.pri, whole genome shotgun sequence genome:
- the LOC121270345 gene encoding zinc finger protein 271-like, giving the protein MERPWICEDCGKGYRSPSELQTHRHIHTGERPFTCSVCGKGFTQSINLLTHQRVHTGERPFTCSVCGKGFTQSCSLQRHQRVHTGERPFTCSVCGKGFNQSCSLQRHQRVHTGERPFTCSECGKGFTTFSQLLRHQRVNTGERSFTCTECGKGFTTSSHLLRHQQVHTGERPFTCSVCGKGFTRSAHLLRHFGQVQMVQLFQNIKVFYVFLMPPLSGTQNGWRFFEVRSPTSHSTIERLRQCVPTHRSPEAIVSDNGAVFTSAEFQNFALLNNVKHVRTVPYRPASNGPAEKAVQTFTESHSCRRGPSVHQLSTDIPLSYQVDMVGWIVRIRVDHLRSREVLPQSVLPPRNVIEPASTEVPDRPVIDITDAPIESNNSELSVPKEKLEPVTHTAWKKTAHRSRRGGGGNRTRVTVCGPGFDRSSNLERHKGTRTMEKPWKCEDCGKRFNYPSRLEYHRRSHTGAGITERPWKCEDCGKGFYYPCLLEIHRRSHTGEKPFICSECGKGFTKSACLMSHQRIHAEERPFSCTHCGRRFRQSSTLTAHQRIHTGERPFTCSVCGKRFTQSSTLLIHQRTHTGEKPFICSICGKGFTQSSGLWSHQRDHTGERPFTCSVCGKGFTQLSALLTHQRNHTGERPFSCTSCGKKFRSSSNLNAHKRVHTGERPFTCSVCGMGFTQSANLMVHQRIHTEEKPFSCTHCRKSFRQLSTLTAHQRVHTGERPFTCSVCGKGFTQSASLMFHQRIHTEERPFSCTHCGKSFRQSSDLTAHQRIHTGERPFICSVCGKGFTQSSGLWSHQRVHTEEKPFSCTSCGKRFRSSSDFTAHQRVHTGERPFTCSVCGKGFTRSSNLLTHQRVHK; this is encoded by the exons ATGGAGAGACCATGGATATGTgaggattgtgggaagggatacCGGTCCCCATCGGAGCTGCAAACCCATCGACacattcacaccggggagaggccattcacctgctccgtgtgtgggaagggattcactcagtcaatcaacctgctgacacaccagcgagttcacaccggggagagaccattcacctgctccgtgtgtgggaagggattcactcagtcctgCAGCCTGCAGAggcaccagcgggttcacactggggagaggccgttcacctgctccgtgtgtgggaagggattcaatcagtcatgcagcctgcagagacaccagcgagttcacactggggagaggccattcacctgctctgagtgtgggaagggattcactactTTCTCTcaactgctgagacaccagcgagttaaCACTGGGGAGAGGTCATtcacctgcactgagtgtgggaagggattcactactTCCTctcacctgctgagacaccagcaagttcacactggagagaggccattcacctgctcagtgtgtggaaagggattcactcggtcagcccacctgctgagacac TTTGGGCAGGTGCAGATGgttcaacttttccaaaatataaaagtcTTTTATGTCTTCCTAATGCCTCCGCTTTCAG ggactcaaaatggatggagattTTTTGAGGTGAGATCACCAACGTCGCACTCCACCATCGAAAGGTTACGCCAATGCGTTCCGACTCACAGATCGCCCGAAGCCATTGTATCAGACAACGGAGCTGTATTTACAAGCGCTGAATTTCAGAACTTCGCCCTTCTAAACAACGTTAAACACGTCCGAACTGTGCCTTACCGTCCAGCGTCAAACGGACCAGCCGAGAAAGCCGTCCaaactttcacagaatcacacagttgcagaagaggcccttcagtccatcaaCTCtccaccgacat ACCCCTTTCATACCAAGTAGACATGGTGGGCTGGATCGTTCGTATACGCGTGGATCACCTGAGGAGCAGGGAAGTGCTTCCACAGTCAGTGTTGCCACCAAGGAATGTTATTGAACCCGCAAGCACTGAAGTACCTGATCGACCTGTTATAGACATAACTGATGCCCCCATTGAATCGAATAACAGTGAACTGAGTGTGCCAAAAGAG AAGCTTGAACCAGTTACACACACAGCCTGGAAAAAAACAGCGCACCGTTCacggcgggggggaggaggaaacCGTACACGCGTAACTGTGTGTGGACCAGGCTTCGACCGATCGtccaacctggagagacacaagggcacccgcaccatggagaaaccgtggaaatgtgaggactgtgggaaGAGGTTCAATTACCCATCCCGGCTGGAGTACCACCGGCGCAGTCACACCGGGGCCGGCATCACAGAGAGACCgtggaaatgtgaggactgtggCAAAGGATTCTATTATCCGTGCCTGCTGGAAATCCATCGGCGCagccacactggggagaagccgttcatctgctccgagtgtgggaaggggttcacCAAGTCAGCCTGCCTCAtgtcacaccagcgaattcacgcTGAGGAGAGGCCGTTCAGCTGCACTCACTGTGGAAGGAGGTTCAGGCAGTCGTCCACCCTCACTgcgcaccagcgaattcacaccggggagaggccgttcacctgctccgtgtgcgggaagagattcactcagtcctccaccctgctgatacaccagcgcactcacaccggggagaagccattcatctgctccatATGCGGGAAAGGATTTACTCAGTCGTCCGGCCTTTGGTCCCACCAGCGagatcacaccggggagaggccgttcacctgctctgtttgtgggaagggattcactcagttatcggccctgctgacacaccagcgaaatcacacaggggagaggccgttcagctgCACTTCCTGCGGAAAGAAGTTCAGGTCTTCGTCCAACCTCAATGCGCACAAGcgcgttcacactggggagaggccgttcacctgctccgtgtgcgGAATGGGGTTCACTCAGTCGGCCAACCTGATGGTACACCAGCggattcacactgaggagaagccATTCAGCTGCACTCACTGCAGAAAGAGCTTCAGGCAGCTATCCACCCTCACTgcgcaccagcgagttcacactggggagaggcccttcacctgctccgtgtgcgggaaaggattcactcagtcagccaGTCTCATGTTCCACCAGCGGatacacactgaggagaggccattcagctgcactCACTGCGGAAAGAGCTTCAGGCAGTCATCGGACCTCACTGCGCACCAGCGcatccacactggggagaggccattcatctgctccgtgtgtgggaaggggttcactCAGTCATCCGGCCTTTGGTCACACCAACGggttcacactgaggagaagccATTCAGCTGCACCTCCTGTGGAAAGAGGTTCAGGTCTTCATCTGATTTCACTGCACACcagagagttcacactggggagaggccgttcacctgctcagtgtgcgggaagggattcactcggtcatccaatctgctgacacaccagagaGTTCATAAGTGA
- the LOC121270528 gene encoding gastrula zinc finger protein XlCGF7.1-like — MCVVDEASSDHPNLERHKDTNTTEKPWKCGDCGKGFSYPSELEIHRRTHTGERPFTCTACGTGFSRLSNLQRHQRIHSDVRIFKCSDCEKSFKSSSDLQKHQRTHTGERPFACSVCGKGFTCSSNLLKHRRTHTGERPFICSVCGKGFTGSFTLLQHQQVHTAERPFTCSECGKGFTRSFTLLSHQRVHTGERPFTCPVCGKGYTRSSHLLRHQVDHD, encoded by the coding sequence ATGTGTGTTGTGGACGAGGCTTCAAGTGATCATCccaacctggagagacacaaggacaccAACACTacggagaaaccgtggaaatgtggggactgtgggaaaggattcagctACCCGTCTGAGTTGGAAATTCATCGACGcactcacaccggggagaggccgttcacctgcactGCATGTGGGACGGGATTTTCTCGTTTGTccaacctgcagagacaccagcgtaTTCACTCTGACGTCAGAATCTTTAAATGCTCCGACTGTGAGAAGAGCTTTAAAAGCAGCAGTGACCTGCAGAAGCACCAGCGCACTCACACCGGAGAGAGGCCATTtgcctgctccgtgtgtgggaagggattcacgtgttcatccaacctgctgaagcaccggcgcactcacactggggagaggccgttcatctgctctgtgtgcgggaagggattcaccGGGTCCTTCACCCTGCTGcagcaccagcaagttcacacggcagagaggccgttcacctgctccgagtgcgggaagggattcaccCGTTCGTTCACCCTGCtgtcacaccagcgagttcacactggcgagaggccgttcacctgccctgtgtgtgggaaggggtaCACTCGGTCGTCTCATCTCCTGAGACACCAGGTAGATCACGACTGA